The stretch of DNA ATACCTGGTAGTATGCGGGTAACAGAGAAGTAATGTCCTTTGCTAATGGCGGATAAGCAGAACATTGTTGATGCGCCCTCACCATTAATGAGATTTACAATGAATTAATGCTAGAGGTAATGCACGAAAAGTATGTAGATACGCACTTTCGTTTaatcttcttcgtcatcgccCTCGTCATCATCCGATGATTCTTCGTCAGCGGTTTTCAACCAATCAACCCACTTGCCCACCAGAGCCTTCACCTCGTCATATTTAGGATCGGTGCTGCTCTTATCCCACCACTTGTAGACGAGCTCTTCATCCAAAACATCAATGTCGtacaaagtgttcaaaaCAGTGAACAGGATCAAATCGTGTTTTGCGAAGGCTTCGGCAACAACTTTATCCATAACAATGTCCAGCAAGTCAATGTACTCTTCCTCATCAAAAGTTTGCCTTCTGAACAGGGGCCCCCATTGAGTGAAGACTTTTACGGCGGCATCCTTGGGACCCAATGTTTGAGTAGTAATGAAATGATACACCCTCTTTAGCAACGCGATAACTGTGGCAACCCTTACCTCGTGGTATGAAACGTTCATACTCATTCTCAGAGTATTCAGCTCCAACATAGTAGTATCTAAATCATGGTTGTTTTCTAGCGCTCTCTCCACGGTAGCAATGccctccttttcaaaatcttcgtcctcatcgtcttcaAATTCAGAGTTGAAATCTTCTCTATCTGTATGCATGCTGCTGGCAGAcattgttctcttcttcttcgtgCGCTTCGTGCCGGAAGAGATGGACGTGTCGCTCAAATACAGGTCCTCGATTTGGCGTGTCAGGCAATTCGATACCCTGTAAGTATCTGTAGActcgtcctcatcatctGAAACGTCACTGTCGTACACGTACCCAACACCGTTCTCACCCACTAGATCTACCGCCAAATGCATACCAGTAGATTTCGTTTCGAAGTATGTCTCACTAGCGCTACCATTATCTTCACTTTCGTAGTTGAGATCAAAGGAGGATGAAGTCCTGTTCCTGACTGGTGTTGCCGAGATCTTAGTGCCCTTCGGAATACTCTTGCCTGACTCGATAACCACGTTGAAGCCGATAATACAACCATCCTCAAGTTTTACTCCCTCACCCAGCCTGGAATTGGAGGCAACAATGGAATGGTCAATTGTATTTCCATTTTCTATCACCACATCCTCCCAAATAAAACTATTTCTAATGGTGATATTCTCCCCAATTTGACAGTTCCTTCCGATAACAGAATTCTCAATCAGTGTCCCTTCACCAATCCTCGTACCAGATCCAATAGCAGTACATTTTCCAATCTTACAGGACTGAGCCAGGACAACGTTGTCTTCCTTATATATGTGTCTCGATTCATACGAATATGTTTGACCATTTTGCATGTTAGAATCTAGAACCAATGGGTAGCACCATCTCCCCAAGAAATCCTCAGAAATGGTGTCATATGTCTGCCAACTTTCCACTCTAACAGCATATTCATCAGTAATATACGCATAGATATGCTTACCCAAAATATCGCTGGATATAACACCCCTGACAAAATCAGTTCTCAAGCTCTCGTAATCGAAATTCTCCTGAAAGATCGGTGGCACATGCGGCGTGCAAATGTCAATTCTACAGTCAATCAGATCATTCCTAATGacaaattcatcgacatcGTCTAGCAACTCTGGGTCAATTTCCACAGATGTTTTTTGCTTCGAACTGATCAATGGTAAATCTTGGTAGTAAATACATCTACCCGTGTTCTTCTCTAAAATGAAGGCCGCCGGTTCAAACGTTCTCGTCTTGTGGTATTGACTAGCTTTGCTTAAACACATTGTAGCAATGTGATCCTTGTCTTGAGCGTGCATTTTTTTATGGAACTCTAGCAATTTATTATTGAAATCGACATTTGTGACAACATCACCACTAATCAATATGAAATCACCAGTAATAATACCACGATTATCCAAATC from Huiozyma naganishii CBS 8797 chromosome 1, complete genome encodes:
- the GCD6 gene encoding translation initiation factor eIF2B catalytic subunit epsilon (similar to Saccharomyces cerevisiae GCD6 (YDR211W); ancestral locus Anc_8.420) → MSGKSVKSGAKNSAKKGADVDVEDRLQAVILTDSFETRFMPLTAVKPRCLLPLSNVPLIEYTLEFLATAGVSEVYLICSSHANQVDAYMEKSKWNLPWSPFKVSTIMFPEARSVGDVMRDLDNRGIITGDFILISGDVVTNVDFNNKLLEFHKKMHAQDKDHIATMCLSKASQYHKTRTFEPAAFILEKNTGRCIYYQDLPLISSKQKTSVEIDPELLDDVDEFVIRNDLIDCRIDICTPHVPPIFQENFDYESLRTDFVRGVISSDILGKHIYAYITDEYAVRVESWQTYDTISEDFLGRWCYPLVLDSNMQNGQTYSYESRHIYKEDNVVLAQSCKIGKCTAIGSGTRIGEGTLIENSVIGRNCQIGENITIRNSFIWEDVVIENGNTIDHSIVASNSRLGEGVKLEDGCIIGFNVVIESGKSIPKGTKISATPVRNRTSSSFDLNYESEDNGSASETYFETKSTGMHLAVDLVGENGVGYVYDSDVSDDEDESTDTYRVSNCLTRQIEDLYLSDTSISSGTKRTKKKRTMSASSMHTDREDFNSEFEDDEDEDFEKEGIATVERALENNHDLDTTMLELNTLRMSMNVSYHEVRVATVIALLKRVYHFITTQTLGPKDAAVKVFTQWGPLFRRQTFDEEEYIDLLDIVMDKVVAEAFAKHDLILFTVLNTLYDIDVLDEELVYKWWDKSSTDPKYDEVKALVGKWVDWLKTADEESSDDDEGDDEED